Proteins found in one Choloepus didactylus isolate mChoDid1 chromosome 3, mChoDid1.pri, whole genome shotgun sequence genomic segment:
- the LOC119528775 gene encoding dual adapter for phosphotyrosine and 3-phosphotyrosine and 3-phosphoinositide, translating into MGRAEPLEGKMTAQDPSDLWSRSDGDAELLQDLGWYHGNLTRHAAEALLLSNGSDGSYLLRDSNERTGLYSLSVRAKDSVKHFHVEYTGYSFKFGFNEFSSLKDFVKHFANQPLIGSETGTLIVLKHPYPRKVEEPSIYESVRVHTAMQTGRTENDLVPTAPSLGTKEGYLIKQGGLVKTWKTRWFTLHRNELKYFKDQMSPEPIRILDLTECSAVQFDYSQERVNCFCLVFPFRTFYLCAKTGVEADEWIKILRWKLSQIRKQLDQGEATIRSRSFIFK; encoded by the coding sequence ATGGGCAGAGCAGAACCTCTAGAAGGAAAGATGACAGCCCAGGATCCCTCAGATCTGTGGAGCAGATCGGACGGAGACGCTGAGCTGCTCCAAGACTTGGGATGGTATCATGGCAATCTCACCCGCCATGCAGCAGAAGCTCTTCTTCTCTCAAACGGATCTGATGGAAGCTACCTTCTAAGGGACAGTAACGAGAGGACCGGGCTGTACTCTCTCTCCGTAAGAGCCAAAGACTCTGTCAAGCATTTTCATGTTGAATATACTGGATATtcatttaaatttggttttaatgAATTCTCATCTTTGAAGGATTTTGTCAAGCATTTTGCAAACCAGCCTCTGATTGGAAGCGAAACAGGCACTCTGATTGTTCTGAAACATCCCTATCCAAGAAAAGTGGAGGAACCTTCCATTTATGAATCCGTCCGTGTTCACACAGCAATGCAGACAGGAAGAACGGAAAATGACCTCGTGCCCACGGCTCCTTCTCTGGGCACCAAAGAAGGTTACCTCATCAAACAGGGGGGCCTGGTCAAGACATGGAAAACAAGATGGTTCACTTTGCATAGGAATGAACTGAAATATTTCAAAGACCAAATGTCACCAGAACCAATTCGGATCCTAGACTTAACAGAATGTTCAGCTGTACAATTTGATTACTCACAGGAAAGAGTAAACTGTTTTTGCTTAGTATTTCCATTCAGGACCTTTTATCTCTGTGCAAAGACAGGAGTAGAAGCTGATGAGTGGATCAAGATATTACGCTGGAAATTGTCACAAATAAGAAAACAGCTAGACCAAGGAGAAGCCACCATCCGATCTCGGTCCTTCATCTTTAAATAG